Proteins encoded together in one Flavobacteriales bacterium window:
- a CDS encoding DinB family protein, which produces MMTLLREFADYDHWANTRFVERLTEESEETLDALAPSSFPSLRKTVLHIRDAECAWTHRLQGTPVRWPAEPSMAVGTLITHCERLRELVHGMDEAGFASERAYRDLKGNEHRSPVWRMLLHCFNHSTQHRGQLITQMRMLELERIPANDLVVFQRSLPAG; this is translated from the coding sequence ATGATGACCCTCCTGCGCGAATTCGCGGACTATGACCATTGGGCCAACACGCGCTTCGTTGAGCGCTTGACCGAGGAATCGGAGGAGACCCTCGATGCGCTGGCCCCGAGCAGCTTCCCATCGCTGCGCAAAACGGTGCTGCACATCCGCGATGCGGAATGCGCCTGGACCCATCGCCTGCAGGGCACACCGGTGCGCTGGCCTGCTGAACCGAGCATGGCCGTCGGCACCCTCATCACGCATTGCGAGCGCCTGCGCGAACTCGTGCACGGCATGGATGAAGCCGGATTCGCGAGCGAGCGCGCCTACCGCGACCTCAAGGGGAATGAGCATCGGAGCCCGGTGTGGCGCATGCTCCTGCATTGCTTCAATCACAGCACGCAGCATCGCGGGCAATTGATCACGCAGATGCGGATGCTCGAACTTGAGCGGATACCCGCCAACGACCTGGTGGTGTTCCAACGCTCGCTTCCGGCAGGATGA
- a CDS encoding immunoglobulin domain-containing protein, whose protein sequence is MKATLTLAFALLGTIAASQCDHDPVITPGEVILCPNESIILSTQPADSYQWYKDGSPLFNANQQNLMVSAASDAGSVFTVLSTLDECGEFSPGVLVDGWAFLLPFVIHEGDEPASIGGKGESYYCPGAFIQLTLGSVTENIQWTFNGDPIPGANGTVLYPTEAGYYSASGAPAECPDFIMGLGVEIGIFFLEEAPPVIFQFEESICFSPASTDFQWYLNGEPFQADACFIPTQGGVYTVEATYACDPILSEPFDLVLGLGEAEGNALSSWPNPVHDQMNVRASVPVEGAWRIFSADGRTVSSGRLAACTDCLFALDDLGAGTYTLLIDQEPPLRFSVIR, encoded by the coding sequence ATGAAAGCAACGCTCACGCTCGCCTTCGCACTTCTCGGCACGATCGCGGCCTCCCAATGCGACCACGACCCGGTGATCACTCCTGGCGAAGTGATCCTCTGTCCGAATGAGAGCATCATCCTCAGCACCCAGCCTGCCGATAGCTACCAATGGTACAAGGACGGCTCGCCCCTCTTCAATGCGAACCAGCAGAACTTGATGGTGAGCGCTGCCAGCGATGCCGGCTCGGTATTCACAGTGCTCAGCACCTTGGATGAATGCGGCGAGTTCTCGCCCGGCGTTCTGGTCGATGGCTGGGCCTTCCTTCTACCGTTCGTGATCCACGAGGGCGATGAGCCTGCGAGCATCGGCGGCAAGGGCGAGAGCTACTACTGCCCCGGCGCTTTCATCCAGCTCACGCTCGGCAGTGTCACGGAGAACATCCAGTGGACCTTCAACGGCGATCCCATCCCCGGCGCGAACGGGACCGTGCTTTACCCCACCGAGGCCGGCTACTATAGTGCCAGCGGCGCACCGGCGGAGTGCCCGGATTTCATCATGGGCCTGGGCGTAGAGATCGGCATCTTCTTCCTCGAGGAAGCGCCGCCGGTGATCTTCCAGTTCGAGGAGTCGATCTGCTTCAGTCCGGCATCAACCGATTTCCAGTGGTACCTCAACGGCGAGCCATTCCAAGCGGATGCCTGCTTCATCCCGACGCAAGGCGGAGTGTATACCGTGGAAGCCACCTACGCCTGCGACCCGATCCTCTCCGAGCCTTTCGATCTGGTGCTTGGTCTTGGCGAGGCGGAGGGCAACGCCTTGAGTTCCTGGCCCAATCCTGTGCACGATCAGATGAATGTGCGGGCATCCGTGCCGGTCGAGGGTGCTTGGCGCATCTTCTCTGCTGATGGCCGCACGGTGAGCAGCGGGCGCCTCGCCGCCTGCACCGATTGCCTCTTTGCGCTGGATGATCTGGGTGCAGGAACCTACACCTTACTGATTGATCAGGAGCCTCCGTTGCGCTTCTCGGTGATTCGCTGA
- a CDS encoding LysM peptidoglycan-binding domain-containing protein, translated as MNARAKGLMAGPAHRAITRCRLHLAACLLLLPLVSWAQETRIIDGKKFTVHRVEQGQTLFAISRSFAVPVEALINANPEARSGIGIGQELLIPQAAVVKKEARHAPALLKDGELSHTVGKKETLFGIAKRYGTDINVLLERNPDAVSGLREGAVIIVPAASAQAAADPALRPAEPMHTIDHTVQPGETLFSLGQRYSVKPEAILTANDGLPEGLKAGSTVRIPQLGPAPEPLKPPAPAAAPSTLHRIGLLLPFATERNDSMIVASATAADGPRFHEASRIAAQFYGGSLIALDSLASLGLNAEVKAFDVGDDALQWSSALKDPALATLDLCIGPFHRAAIEQLARSHPRLPIVCPVPQSNKVVLGFANVSKAVPARTDLVRHAARWLAAAHARDNIIVLRPDILSDKEIQEPMINALNAAMTNQGGKLRDSVLVLRTGRRDLGELALKLDGARLNVIVVPSEDVEFAATVVVKLKALAAKNSIRLVGMESWLHMDPVSASDLDALGFTYASASHFNAEDAATQRFIARFRERFQHDVDEYALLGYDVTFQYARALMLHGRIDADSSVPEQPLHTGFRMSRTGPENGLRNEFGVMLQVKDLKLERAQ; from the coding sequence ATGAACGCTCGAGCCAAAGGGTTGATGGCTGGCCCTGCGCACAGGGCCATCACGCGTTGCAGGCTGCATCTCGCTGCATGCCTCCTGCTCCTGCCCCTCGTCTCCTGGGCCCAAGAGACCCGCATCATCGATGGGAAGAAGTTCACCGTGCATCGAGTTGAGCAAGGCCAGACCCTTTTCGCCATATCACGTTCGTTCGCAGTGCCGGTGGAAGCACTGATCAACGCCAACCCGGAGGCGCGAAGCGGCATCGGCATCGGGCAAGAGCTGTTGATCCCTCAAGCGGCAGTGGTGAAGAAGGAAGCACGCCATGCGCCTGCGCTTCTGAAGGACGGCGAGCTGAGCCATACCGTTGGAAAGAAGGAAACGCTCTTCGGGATCGCCAAGCGCTACGGCACCGACATCAATGTGCTCCTCGAGCGCAATCCCGACGCGGTGAGCGGGCTGCGCGAAGGCGCGGTGATCATCGTTCCCGCCGCATCAGCTCAGGCAGCAGCCGATCCCGCGCTCCGGCCGGCCGAGCCGATGCACACGATCGACCACACCGTGCAACCGGGAGAGACCCTCTTCAGCCTGGGACAGCGCTACAGCGTGAAACCCGAGGCGATCTTGACCGCCAACGACGGACTGCCAGAAGGGCTCAAGGCCGGATCCACCGTGCGCATACCGCAACTGGGGCCCGCTCCGGAGCCGCTGAAGCCGCCCGCGCCCGCCGCTGCGCCGAGTACGCTGCACCGGATCGGCCTGTTGCTGCCATTCGCCACTGAGCGCAACGACAGCATGATCGTGGCATCGGCCACCGCTGCGGACGGACCACGCTTCCACGAGGCATCGCGCATTGCAGCCCAGTTCTACGGCGGCTCGCTCATCGCACTCGACTCGCTCGCCAGCCTTGGCCTGAACGCAGAAGTCAAGGCCTTCGACGTGGGCGACGATGCACTCCAATGGAGCAGCGCGCTGAAGGATCCCGCGCTCGCCACCCTTGACCTGTGCATCGGGCCCTTCCACCGCGCTGCGATCGAGCAGCTGGCCCGTTCGCATCCCCGGCTGCCCATCGTGTGCCCTGTTCCGCAGAGCAACAAGGTGGTGCTGGGCTTCGCCAATGTATCCAAGGCCGTGCCCGCGCGCACCGACCTGGTGCGCCATGCTGCACGCTGGCTCGCCGCTGCTCACGCGCGCGACAACATCATCGTGCTGCGGCCCGACATCCTCAGCGACAAGGAGATCCAAGAGCCGATGATCAATGCGCTCAACGCCGCCATGACCAACCAGGGCGGGAAGCTGCGCGACAGCGTCCTCGTGCTGCGCACTGGCCGCCGCGATCTCGGCGAGCTGGCCTTGAAACTCGATGGCGCGCGCCTTAATGTGATCGTGGTGCCCAGCGAGGACGTGGAGTTCGCAGCCACCGTGGTGGTTAAGCTCAAGGCCCTTGCAGCGAAGAACAGCATACGCCTGGTCGGCATGGAGAGCTGGCTGCACATGGACCCCGTTTCCGCCAGCGACCTCGACGCGCTCGGATTCACCTACGCTTCGGCCAGCCACTTCAACGCTGAAGACGCAGCCACGCAGCGCTTCATCGCGCGGTTCCGCGAGCGCTTCCAGCACGATGTGGATGAGTACGCGCTTCTCGGATACGACGTCACCTTCCAGTATGCGCGCGCCCTCATGCTGCACGGCCGCATCGACGCGGATTCATCGGTGCCGGAGCAGCCGTTGCACACCGGCTTCCGCATGAGCCGCACCGGCCCTGAGAACGGCCTGCGCAATGAATTCGGCGTGATGCTGCAGGTGAAGGACCTGAAGTTGGAGCGGGCGCAGTAG
- the guaA gene encoding glutamine-hydrolyzing GMP synthase, with the protein MPESILILDHGSQYTQLIARRVRELNVYCEIHPFSKAQQFAHDPSVLGVILSGSPSSVHDTDPPDTDLTGIIGAKPILAVCYGAQLIAKRMGAPVEKSRIREYGRAHLSTIADNHLFDGIEAGTQVWMSHGDSITAPSEAMDVIASTKDVPVAAFALRDLLTYGVQFHPEVYHSTDGLQLLHNFVIGICGCTGNWTPHGFVERTVASLKQQLGEDQVVLALSGGVDSSVAALLLDRAIGEQLHCIFVDNGLLRKDEYARVLESYRHLGLNITGVDAKAEFYSALKGLDEPEAKRKAIGRTFIEVFDREAHRIRGVKWLGQGTIYPDVIESVSVNGPSVTIKSHHNVGGLPDRMKLQVVEPLRLLFKDEVRRVGRELGLDPIILGRHPFPGPGLAIRILGEITPEKVALLQEVDHIFIQGLRDEGLYDQVWQAGAILLPVRSVGVMGDERTYENAVALRAVSSTDGMTADWCHLPYEFLARISNQVINRVKGVNRVVYDISSKPPATIEWE; encoded by the coding sequence TTGCCCGAATCCATCCTCATCCTCGACCACGGCTCGCAGTACACCCAGCTCATCGCGCGCCGGGTGCGCGAACTGAATGTCTATTGCGAGATCCATCCTTTCAGCAAAGCGCAGCAATTCGCTCATGACCCCAGCGTGCTGGGCGTGATCCTGAGCGGCAGCCCGAGCAGCGTTCACGACACGGATCCGCCGGACACGGACCTTACAGGGATCATCGGCGCAAAACCGATCCTCGCGGTCTGCTACGGCGCGCAGCTCATCGCCAAGCGCATGGGGGCACCGGTTGAGAAGAGCCGCATCCGCGAATACGGACGCGCACACCTGAGCACCATCGCCGACAATCATCTTTTCGACGGCATCGAAGCCGGAACGCAGGTCTGGATGAGCCACGGTGATAGCATCACCGCACCGAGCGAGGCCATGGACGTGATCGCCAGCACCAAGGACGTGCCGGTGGCCGCCTTCGCATTGCGTGACCTGCTCACGTACGGCGTGCAATTCCACCCCGAGGTCTATCACAGCACCGACGGCCTGCAGCTGCTGCACAACTTCGTGATCGGCATCTGCGGTTGCACCGGCAATTGGACGCCTCACGGCTTCGTGGAGCGCACCGTGGCCAGCCTGAAGCAGCAGCTCGGTGAGGATCAAGTGGTGCTCGCCCTTAGCGGCGGTGTCGACAGCAGCGTGGCCGCTCTCCTGCTCGACCGCGCCATCGGAGAACAGCTCCATTGCATCTTCGTGGATAACGGCTTGTTGCGCAAGGACGAATACGCGCGCGTGCTCGAGAGCTATCGCCACCTCGGCCTCAACATCACCGGCGTCGATGCCAAGGCGGAATTCTATTCCGCGCTGAAGGGATTGGACGAGCCCGAGGCGAAGCGCAAGGCCATCGGCCGCACCTTCATCGAGGTCTTCGACCGCGAAGCGCATCGCATCCGGGGCGTGAAGTGGCTGGGCCAAGGGACCATCTACCCTGATGTGATCGAGAGCGTGAGCGTGAACGGGCCCAGCGTCACGATCAAGAGCCATCACAACGTGGGCGGATTGCCGGACCGGATGAAGCTGCAAGTGGTGGAGCCGCTGCGCCTGCTCTTCAAGGACGAAGTGCGCCGCGTGGGCCGCGAGCTGGGCCTTGACCCCATTATCCTCGGACGGCATCCATTCCCCGGGCCAGGCCTTGCCATCCGCATCCTCGGCGAGATCACGCCCGAGAAGGTGGCCCTGCTGCAGGAGGTCGATCACATCTTCATCCAGGGCCTGCGCGACGAGGGCCTGTACGACCAGGTGTGGCAGGCAGGCGCCATCCTCCTCCCTGTGCGCAGCGTGGGCGTGATGGGCGATGAGCGCACCTATGAGAACGCTGTGGCCTTGCGAGCCGTGAGCAGCACCGACGGCATGACCGCTGACTGGTGCCACCTCCCCTACGAGTTCCTGGCACGGATATCGAACCAGGTCATCAACCGCGTGAAGGGCGTGAACCGCGTGGTCTACGACATCAGCAGCAAGCCGCCGGCTACCATTGAATGGGAATGA
- a CDS encoding MmcQ/YjbR family DNA-binding protein codes for MDAAGARDLLLALPGVTEHAHFDKQAFRGITPKGKASRIFLTLWVDENRAALMLDQELQAELHARNPLVFFPVPNKWGDKGATFVELKACSAALFREVVNAAMRLAGCA; via the coding sequence GTGGACGCCGCCGGTGCTCGCGACCTCCTGCTCGCCCTGCCCGGCGTCACGGAGCACGCGCACTTCGATAAGCAGGCTTTCCGGGGGATCACGCCCAAGGGCAAGGCTTCAAGGATCTTCCTCACGCTCTGGGTAGATGAGAACAGGGCTGCACTGATGCTGGATCAGGAGCTTCAGGCCGAACTGCATGCGCGAAATCCGCTGGTCTTCTTCCCGGTGCCGAACAAGTGGGGCGATAAGGGCGCCACCTTCGTTGAGCTGAAGGCGTGCAGCGCAGCGCTCTTCCGCGAAGTGGTGAATGCGGCCATGCGACTCGCGGGTTGTGCATGA
- a CDS encoding acyl-CoA desaturase, which yields MEPKQRIKFIPVEKSDFHATVRARVEAYFKEHGISPHANGAMVLKTVVLLAMYMVPFVVILLAQPSPGAQMALWAVMGLGLAGIGMSVMHDANHGAYSSNERVNWWLGHTLNLLGGSTHNWKLQHNILHHTYTNITHMDDDIADRLVLKFSPHSTTRWYHRFQWLYASLFYGLLSLYWVLAKDLIQFPQYIRRGLMPGSARSHRIALLRIIAVKVIYFLVVIGMPIALGLPWLLVVLGFLLQHFIAGAILTLVFQLAHTVEGTDHPMPDAKGVIADDWAAHQMRTTVDFSPGNPVIGWYVGGLNYQIEHHLFPRVSHVHYPAIAPIVERTAREFGLPYNVNRTLLEALRSHFALLRRIGLPSLNEAIG from the coding sequence ATGGAGCCCAAGCAACGGATCAAGTTCATTCCTGTCGAGAAGTCCGATTTCCACGCCACCGTCCGTGCCCGTGTTGAGGCTTACTTCAAGGAGCACGGTATCAGCCCGCACGCCAATGGCGCCATGGTGCTCAAGACGGTGGTGCTGTTGGCCATGTACATGGTGCCTTTCGTGGTCATCCTGCTTGCCCAACCTTCGCCCGGCGCGCAAATGGCCCTGTGGGCAGTCATGGGCTTGGGCCTCGCCGGCATCGGCATGAGCGTGATGCACGACGCCAACCATGGCGCTTACTCTTCCAACGAGCGCGTGAACTGGTGGCTGGGTCACACCCTGAACCTGCTTGGTGGCAGCACGCACAATTGGAAGCTGCAGCACAACATCCTGCATCATACCTACACCAATATCACGCACATGGACGACGATATCGCCGATCGCCTGGTGCTGAAATTCTCGCCTCATTCCACCACCCGGTGGTACCACCGCTTCCAATGGCTCTATGCTTCGCTCTTCTATGGCCTGCTCTCGCTCTACTGGGTCTTGGCCAAGGACCTGATCCAGTTCCCCCAGTACATCCGGCGCGGGCTCATGCCCGGAAGCGCCCGTAGCCATCGCATCGCCCTGCTGCGCATCATTGCCGTGAAGGTGATCTACTTCCTCGTGGTGATCGGCATGCCCATCGCGCTCGGATTGCCGTGGTTGCTGGTGGTGCTGGGCTTCTTGCTCCAGCACTTCATCGCCGGGGCCATCCTGACGCTGGTGTTCCAGCTCGCGCACACCGTGGAGGGCACTGACCACCCCATGCCCGATGCGAAAGGCGTGATCGCCGACGACTGGGCGGCGCACCAGATGCGCACCACGGTGGACTTCAGCCCAGGCAATCCGGTGATCGGCTGGTACGTGGGCGGCCTCAATTACCAGATAGAGCACCACCTCTTCCCGCGGGTCTCCCACGTTCATTATCCGGCGATCGCGCCCATCGTGGAGCGCACCGCTCGCGAGTTCGGCCTGCCCTATAACGTGAATCGCACGCTGCTCGAAGCGTTGCGCTCGCACTTCGCGCTCCTTCGGCGCATCGGGCTCCCGAGCTTGAATGAGGCGATCGGGTAG